In Janthinobacterium sp. J1-1, a single genomic region encodes these proteins:
- a CDS encoding catalase family protein — MKPIPYTPDIEVITDDEAALTNDIVDTMAASSRCAFERHRHAIRDAHAKSNGLLKGQLTIHPDLPEELRQGVFAQPGTYDVVARLSSAPSDIHSDKIPAARGFALKIIGVDGERLSPGIEGRNQDFLMVNFPALAFGTIAKYKRMLGLLEANSHAPDTFQRLLAGTAHGAKQVLESLGGTPGATLDGLARDNHHPLGETYHTQAAIRFGNYIAKLSLHPSSASVTSLSGQPVDDVEYASMRDAVTAHFAEHGAEYTLCAQLCTDLHQMPVEDAAIAWPEALSPHRPIATLRFAPQATANPARQVYGDDVLSFNPWNGVAAHQPLGGIMRIRRAAYERSTAFRHSMNAQQRVEPAQATDIPD; from the coding sequence TTGAAGCCCATACCCTATACCCCCGATATCGAAGTCATCACAGACGATGAGGCCGCGCTCACCAACGACATCGTCGACACCATGGCCGCCTCGTCGCGCTGCGCGTTCGAGCGCCACCGCCATGCGATCCGCGATGCGCACGCCAAGTCGAACGGCCTGCTCAAGGGCCAGTTGACCATCCATCCCGACCTGCCCGAGGAATTGCGCCAGGGCGTGTTTGCGCAGCCCGGCACCTACGACGTGGTCGCCCGCCTGTCGTCCGCCCCCAGCGATATCCACTCCGACAAGATCCCTGCCGCGCGCGGCTTTGCGCTCAAAATCATCGGTGTCGATGGCGAACGCCTGTCCCCCGGGATCGAAGGCCGCAACCAGGATTTCCTGATGGTGAACTTTCCCGCCCTCGCCTTTGGCACCATCGCCAAATACAAACGCATGCTGGGGCTGCTGGAAGCGAACTCGCACGCGCCGGACACCTTCCAGCGGCTGCTGGCCGGCACCGCGCATGGCGCCAAGCAGGTGCTGGAAAGCCTGGGCGGCACGCCTGGCGCCACCCTCGATGGCCTGGCGCGCGACAACCATCACCCGTTGGGCGAGACCTACCATACGCAGGCGGCCATCCGCTTTGGCAACTATATCGCCAAGCTGTCGCTGCATCCAAGCTCGGCCAGCGTGACCAGCCTGAGCGGCCAGCCGGTTGACGACGTCGAATATGCAAGCATGCGCGACGCCGTCACGGCGCATTTTGCCGAACACGGCGCCGAGTACACCTTGTGCGCCCAGCTGTGCACGGACCTGCACCAGATGCCGGTGGAGGACGCCGCCATCGCCTGGCCGGAGGCGTTGTCGCCGCACCGCCCGATCGCCACCTTGCGCTTTGCGCCACAGGCCACCGCCAACCCTGCCCGCCAAGTGTATGGCGACGATGTGCTGTCGTTCAATCCCTGGAACGGGGTCGCGGCGCACCAGCCGCTGGGCGGCATCATGCGCATCCGGCGCGCCGCGTATG
- a CDS encoding AI-2E family transporter — translation MALKNTVLSRPAMSSAVTITCALGLLYFGRPVLEPLVLALILSLVISPLIRVFNRWGLGFFTSTVVSLLLVGASVAAVGAVLALQLVSVTKELPHYRSAIHTKIERIQELTERPFVRLAAELNAVSPLAKSTGHTAVAGLPRNAMQPIPVEIRTPVPAARDTVARFVSVISGPVGEAGLVFVLLVFILLEHESLRERAVRLAGQGDVSRTMRTLVHAAEGVSRFFFSQLIVNIIFALTVSLGLWLLQVPHALLWGSLSGLLRFVPYVGALVAGLAITVFVAAIDPGWTLALSCMALFAALEVVVANIVEPKVYGHSSGLSPLAVIVSALFWGTMWGPAGLLISTPLTLCLVVAGRHIRALEAITILFADTPGVSEAERFYHRVLAGSSTAIIEHAQAYLRRNSFARYCDHVLLPGLDLAMRDRALGLIDQAQQDRIRGTVIALADTLAQAASGSRYGAWRRRKVSLAEANIGAHLRHAREARLGTFQGSLDVPLHSVILCASLANDRDEFRTELLVLALREVCGDVRSIVLGQPQPEPVTEKGGLVGTAFIIYPDEAALDEWRVLAGELREYLPDATLVTIRHRTGVSPSHQSAVEQSVDIVLRSFEEGLAFVTPEKASVAKR, via the coding sequence ATGGCATTAAAAAACACCGTGCTGTCACGGCCCGCGATGAGTTCGGCAGTGACCATCACCTGCGCGCTGGGCCTGCTGTATTTCGGCCGCCCGGTGCTCGAACCGCTGGTGCTGGCCTTGATTCTGAGCCTGGTGATCTCGCCGCTGATCCGCGTCTTCAATCGCTGGGGACTGGGCTTTTTCACCTCGACCGTGGTGTCGCTGCTGCTGGTGGGGGCGTCCGTGGCGGCGGTGGGCGCGGTGCTGGCGCTGCAACTGGTGTCGGTCACCAAAGAATTGCCGCATTACCGTTCCGCGATCCACACCAAGATCGAACGGATACAGGAGCTGACCGAACGCCCGTTCGTGCGCCTGGCCGCCGAATTGAATGCCGTGTCGCCGCTGGCCAAGAGTACCGGCCACACGGCGGTCGCCGGCCTGCCGCGCAATGCGATGCAGCCGATACCGGTGGAGATCCGCACGCCGGTGCCGGCCGCGCGCGATACCGTGGCGCGTTTCGTTTCCGTCATTTCAGGTCCGGTCGGCGAGGCGGGGCTGGTATTCGTGCTGCTGGTGTTTATCCTGCTGGAACACGAGTCGCTGCGCGAGCGCGCGGTGCGCCTGGCGGGGCAGGGCGACGTCAGCCGCACCATGCGCACCCTGGTGCATGCGGCCGAAGGCGTGTCGCGGTTTTTCTTCTCTCAGCTTATCGTCAACATCATCTTTGCGCTGACCGTCTCGCTGGGGCTGTGGCTGCTGCAGGTGCCGCATGCCCTGCTGTGGGGTTCATTGAGCGGCCTGCTGCGCTTCGTGCCCTACGTGGGCGCGCTGGTGGCCGGCCTGGCCATCACCGTGTTCGTGGCCGCCATCGATCCCGGCTGGACCCTGGCCTTGTCATGCATGGCCCTGTTCGCCGCGCTGGAGGTTGTGGTTGCCAATATCGTCGAACCGAAGGTGTATGGCCACAGTTCCGGCCTGTCGCCGCTGGCGGTGATCGTCTCGGCCCTGTTCTGGGGCACCATGTGGGGCCCGGCCGGGCTGTTGATTTCCACGCCGCTGACCCTGTGCCTGGTGGTGGCCGGCCGCCATATCCGCGCGCTCGAAGCGATCACCATCCTGTTTGCCGACACACCGGGCGTGAGCGAAGCCGAGCGCTTCTATCACCGCGTGCTGGCCGGCAGTTCCACCGCCATCATCGAGCATGCCCAGGCCTATCTGCGCAGGAACAGCTTTGCGCGCTACTGCGACCATGTGCTGCTGCCGGGCCTGGACCTGGCGATGCGCGACCGCGCGCTGGGCCTGATCGACCAGGCCCAGCAGGACCGCATCCGCGGCACCGTGATTGCCCTGGCCGATACCCTGGCGCAGGCCGCCAGTGGCAGCCGCTACGGCGCCTGGCGCCGCCGCAAGGTGTCGCTGGCGGAAGCCAATATCGGCGCCCACCTGCGCCATGCGCGCGAAGCGCGGCTGGGCACTTTCCAGGGCTCGCTCGACGTGCCGCTGCACTCGGTGATCCTGTGCGCCAGCCTGGCCAACGATCGTGACGAGTTTCGCACCGAACTGCTGGTGCTGGCGCTGCGCGAAGTGTGCGGCGACGTGCGCAGCATCGTGCTGGGCCAACCGCAACCGGAACCGGTGACCGAAAAGGGCGGGCTGGTCGGCACCGCCTTCATCATCTATCCGGACGAAGCGGCGCTCGACGAATGGCGCGTGCTGGCCGGCGAGCTGCGCGAGTATCTGCCCGACGCCACCCTGGTCACCATCCGCCACCGCACCGGCGTGTCGCCATCGCATCAGTCCGCGGTGGAGCAGTCGGTCGATATCGTCTTGCGCTCGTTCGAGGAAGGGCTGGCGTTCGTCACGCCGGAAAAAGCCAGCGTGGCCAAGCGCTGA
- a CDS encoding LysR substrate-binding domain-containing protein, producing MNQHPSTDQLLLKMPSLRAVRSFVAAARYQSFTRAAESLCVTQAAISRQIKELEEHLGASLFDRVGRSVRLTPAGSIFFEAAQLSFLNIAQAAARVRKDHGKHARHTVTVCCTPAFSALWMAHRLPSFFSANPDIDLDLVTTQNFLSLEPGMHPDVFITKMSRVREGYVSVALFHDRIYPVCTPRYLEQHPEIGSLEGLRNGVLLNLSPYGRSQVAEHVDWSVWLAVHRLDMADGLQHGAHYFNANDYNLLIQMTLNNQGVALGFDHLVSPLIAQGQLTRPLAQELVLEDTHHYLAYREDKADDRALQRFRSWFFAQGGAAAPA from the coding sequence ATGAATCAGCATCCCTCCACCGACCAGCTGTTGCTCAAGATGCCTTCGCTGCGGGCGGTACGTTCCTTTGTTGCCGCGGCGCGCTACCAGAGCTTTACCCGGGCGGCCGAAAGCCTGTGCGTGACGCAGGCGGCGATCAGCCGCCAGATCAAGGAACTGGAAGAACATCTGGGCGCCAGCCTGTTCGACCGGGTCGGCCGCTCGGTCAGGCTGACGCCGGCCGGTTCGATCTTCTTCGAGGCGGCCCAGCTATCGTTTCTCAACATTGCCCAGGCGGCGGCAAGAGTGCGCAAGGATCACGGCAAGCACGCCAGGCACACGGTGACGGTCTGCTGCACGCCCGCTTTTTCCGCCTTGTGGATGGCGCACCGGCTGCCCAGCTTTTTCAGCGCCAATCCCGATATCGACCTCGACCTGGTCACCACGCAGAATTTTTTGTCGCTCGAGCCGGGCATGCATCCGGACGTGTTCATCACCAAGATGTCGCGCGTGCGCGAGGGTTATGTCAGCGTGGCGCTATTCCACGACCGCATCTATCCGGTGTGCACGCCGCGCTACCTGGAACAGCATCCCGAGATCGGCAGCCTGGAGGGCCTGAGGAATGGCGTGCTGCTGAACCTGAGCCCTTACGGACGATCGCAGGTGGCCGAGCATGTGGACTGGAGCGTGTGGCTGGCCGTGCACCGCCTGGACATGGCCGACGGCCTGCAGCATGGGGCGCATTATTTCAATGCGAATGACTACAACCTGCTGATACAGATGACGCTCAACAACCAGGGCGTGGCGCTCGGTTTCGACCACCTGGTAAGTCCGTTGATCGCGCAGGGGCAGCTGACCAGGCCGCTCGCGCAGGAGCTGGTACTGGAAGACACCCATCACTACCTGGCGTATCGCGAAGACAAGGCGGACGACCGCGCCCTGCAGCGCTTCCGCAGCTGGTTTTTTGCGCAGGGCGGCGCGGCGGCGCCGGCCTAG